Proteins from a single region of Chromatiales bacterium:
- a CDS encoding (Fe-S)-binding protein, with translation MSSTDLEQEHPLDLESKRVSVKKPEKRFDMQGDMPDDQRVHTAMVNFVKDFGATSATYMESCVHCGQCAEACHFYVQTGDPKYTPIWKLEPFKQAYKREAGPFSFLYKALGLKRKITVEELQEWQELIYDSCTMCGRCTMICPMGIDIATLVGQARHAMFQAGLVPHELWSVAERAEREGSPLGATANVFEDRIEWMGDEHEVEMHVDEDEADVLITMSSIEIQKYPESMAAVAKVMNHLGLKWTFRTDGYEATNFGMLSGNTAWQKDMTKKIVEAAKKVGAHTVILPECGHAYGALRWQGANMMGEPLPFKVRHISEFLAEQVNNGRLKVKKVDTSVTFHDPCQVSRRGGATQAPRDVMKALGVELRETEDTGDYNWCCGGGGGVITIHRADKLRYKAFEIKMAQIERAGGEMLLTSCSNCRQNFDDSQEHFHWDKTMHSLLELVADNLVEN, from the coding sequence ATGAGCAGCACCGATCTGGAACAGGAACATCCGCTCGACCTCGAATCCAAACGCGTGAGCGTGAAGAAGCCCGAGAAGCGCTTCGACATGCAGGGTGACATGCCCGACGACCAGCGCGTGCACACGGCGATGGTCAACTTCGTGAAGGACTTCGGCGCCACCAGCGCCACCTACATGGAGTCCTGCGTGCACTGCGGGCAGTGCGCCGAGGCCTGTCACTTCTACGTGCAGACCGGCGATCCGAAGTACACGCCGATCTGGAAGCTCGAGCCCTTCAAGCAGGCCTATAAGCGCGAGGCCGGTCCCTTCTCCTTCCTCTACAAGGCGCTGGGTCTCAAGCGCAAGATCACCGTGGAAGAACTGCAGGAGTGGCAGGAGCTCATCTACGACTCCTGCACCATGTGCGGCCGCTGCACCATGATCTGTCCCATGGGCATCGACATCGCCACCCTGGTGGGTCAGGCGCGTCACGCCATGTTCCAGGCCGGTCTGGTGCCGCACGAGCTCTGGTCGGTGGCCGAGCGGGCCGAGCGCGAGGGCAGCCCGCTGGGCGCCACCGCCAATGTGTTCGAGGACCGCATCGAGTGGATGGGCGACGAGCACGAGGTGGAGATGCACGTCGACGAGGACGAGGCGGACGTGCTCATCACCATGTCCTCCATCGAGATCCAGAAATACCCCGAGTCGATGGCGGCCGTGGCGAAGGTGATGAACCACCTCGGTCTCAAGTGGACCTTCCGCACCGACGGCTACGAGGCCACCAACTTCGGCATGCTCTCGGGCAACACCGCCTGGCAGAAGGACATGACGAAGAAGATCGTGGAGGCCGCGAAGAAGGTCGGTGCGCATACCGTCATCCTGCCCGAGTGCGGCCATGCCTACGGCGCGCTGCGCTGGCAGGGGGCGAACATGATGGGCGAACCCCTGCCGTTCAAGGTGCGCCACATCTCGGAGTTTCTCGCCGAGCAGGTGAACAACGGCCGGCTCAAGGTGAAGAAGGTCGATACCTCCGTCACCTTCCACGATCCCTGCCAGGTGTCGCGGCGCGGTGGTGCCACGCAGGCGCCGCGCGACGTGATGAAGGCCCTGGGTGTGGAGTTGCGCGAAACGGAAGATACCGGTGACTACAACTGGTGCTGTGGCGGCGGCGGTGGCGTCATCACCATCCATCGCGCCGACAAGCTGCGTTACAAGGCCTTCGAGATCAAGATGGCGCAGATCGAGAGGGCGGGCGGCGAGATGCTGCTCACCAGCTGTTCCAACTGCCGTCAGAACTTCGACGACAGCCAGGAACACTTCCACTGGGACAAGACGATGCACAGCCTCCTGGAACTGGTGGCCGACAACCTCGTCGAGAACTGA
- a CDS encoding hydrogenase expression/formation protein has protein sequence MSGLADIGVKVESGGFVPDDALTGMADAVLREIHQHLEALRDRGETHVIDLASLPLTGADRRQLREALGQGEVTVQVEAAGPTAIHETAYAGVWWVEYQNLLGATAIEQVEIAPAPAMLPAHVDDIAGAATRLAAALEGDHPAD, from the coding sequence ATGAGCGGCCTGGCGGATATCGGCGTGAAGGTGGAGTCCGGCGGCTTTGTCCCGGACGACGCGCTCACGGGCATGGCGGATGCCGTCCTGCGCGAGATCCACCAGCACCTCGAGGCCCTGCGTGACCGGGGCGAAACCCACGTGATCGACCTGGCCAGCCTGCCCTTGACCGGTGCCGACCGCCGCCAGCTGCGCGAGGCGCTGGGGCAGGGCGAGGTGACGGTCCAGGTCGAGGCCGCCGGCCCGACCGCCATCCACGAGACGGCCTATGCCGGCGTGTGGTGGGTGGAATACCAGAACCTGCTCGGCGCCACGGCCATCGAGCAGGTGGAGATCGCCCCGGCGCCGGCCATGCTGCCGGCACACGTGGACGACATCGCCGGCGCCGCGACGCGCCTGGCCGCTGCACTGGAAGGCGATCATCCAGCAGACTGA
- a CDS encoding HypC/HybG/HupF family hydrogenase formation chaperone, with translation MCLGIPMQVIEVDGYNARCEAKGVERTVSLFMLQDEPVQAGEFVMVHVGYAIQKMTEEEARSAWEIYDEMLALEGG, from the coding sequence ATGTGTCTTGGAATTCCCATGCAGGTCATCGAGGTCGACGGCTACAACGCGCGCTGCGAAGCCAAGGGTGTGGAGCGCACCGTGAGCCTGTTCATGCTGCAGGACGAACCGGTACAGGCCGGCGAGTTCGTCATGGTGCATGTCGGCTACGCCATCCAGAAGATGACCGAGGAAGAGGCGCGCTCGGCCTGGGAGATCTACGACGAGATGCTCGCCCTGGAAGGGGGCTGA
- a CDS encoding nickel-dependent hydrogenase large subunit has product MSTERIVVDPITRIEGHLRIEAEADENGFIKHASSAGTMVRGIETILKGRDPRDAWAFAQRICGVCTLVHGIASVRSVEDALDYPIPPNAQLIRNLMIGAQFVHDHVMHFYHLHALDWVDVVSALKADPKATSELAQSLSNYPRSSPGYFSDVQKRVKEFVESGQLGIFANGYWGHPAYKLPPEANLMAVAHYLDALAWQRDVAKLQAIVGGKNPHPNFLVGGAPSAISAGGSSAGATGGTALNDVGLSQVRDIIIQMQTFVDQVYVPDTLAIASFYKDWFKRGEGVGNFLTYGDFPEKGYDDISTYLVPAGVILDRDLSTIHPMDLNDPEQIQEFVAHSWYDYSKGKEAGLHPYEGETNLNYTGPKPPYQHLDVDASYSWLKSPRWRGKPMEVGPLARVLMMYANGHEATRELAGFALKTLDLPLEAMFSTMGRTAARTLESKIVADQMMTWYDNLIDNIRQGDVKTHNQELWDPSTWHKTEKVRRGVGFMEAPRGALAHWSVIEDGKLSNYQAVVPSTWNAGPRDAEGQFGPYEAALMDNHQLHDPHQPLEILRTIHSFDPCLACAVHMVDKNGEELVQVKVR; this is encoded by the coding sequence ATGAGCACAGAACGTATCGTCGTCGATCCCATCACGCGCATCGAGGGTCATCTGCGCATCGAGGCCGAAGCCGATGAGAATGGCTTCATCAAGCATGCCTCCAGCGCCGGCACCATGGTGCGCGGCATCGAAACCATCCTGAAAGGCCGCGATCCGCGCGATGCCTGGGCCTTCGCCCAGCGCATCTGCGGTGTCTGCACCCTGGTACACGGCATCGCCTCGGTGCGGTCGGTGGAGGATGCGCTGGATTATCCGATCCCGCCCAACGCCCAGCTGATCCGCAACCTGATGATCGGGGCGCAGTTCGTACACGACCATGTCATGCACTTCTATCATCTGCATGCCCTGGACTGGGTGGACGTGGTCTCGGCGCTCAAGGCCGATCCAAAGGCGACCTCCGAACTGGCGCAGTCGCTCTCCAACTATCCGCGTTCCTCGCCGGGCTACTTCTCCGATGTACAGAAGCGCGTGAAGGAGTTCGTCGAGTCCGGTCAGCTCGGCATCTTCGCCAATGGCTACTGGGGGCACCCGGCCTACAAGCTGCCCCCGGAGGCCAACCTCATGGCCGTGGCCCATTACCTCGACGCGCTCGCCTGGCAGCGCGACGTGGCCAAGCTGCAGGCCATCGTCGGCGGCAAGAACCCACACCCGAACTTCCTGGTCGGCGGCGCGCCCTCGGCCATCAGTGCGGGCGGTTCCTCCGCCGGTGCCACCGGCGGCACCGCGCTCAACGACGTCGGCCTCTCGCAGGTGCGCGACATCATCATCCAGATGCAGACCTTCGTCGACCAGGTCTATGTGCCGGATACGCTGGCCATCGCCAGCTTCTACAAGGACTGGTTCAAGCGCGGGGAGGGCGTGGGCAACTTCCTGACCTACGGCGACTTCCCGGAGAAGGGCTACGACGACATCTCGACCTACCTGGTGCCGGCCGGCGTCATCCTCGATCGCGACCTGTCCACCATCCATCCGATGGATCTCAACGACCCCGAGCAGATCCAGGAGTTCGTCGCCCATTCCTGGTACGACTACAGCAAGGGCAAGGAGGCGGGCCTGCATCCCTACGAGGGCGAGACCAACCTCAACTACACCGGACCCAAGCCGCCGTACCAGCACCTCGACGTGGACGCGAGCTATTCCTGGCTCAAGTCGCCGCGCTGGCGCGGCAAGCCCATGGAGGTGGGGCCGCTGGCGCGCGTGCTGATGATGTATGCCAACGGGCACGAGGCCACCCGCGAACTCGCCGGTTTCGCCCTGAAGACCCTGGACCTGCCGCTGGAGGCGATGTTCTCCACCATGGGCCGTACCGCCGCGCGTACCCTGGAGAGCAAGATCGTCGCCGACCAGATGATGACCTGGTACGACAACCTCATCGACAACATCCGCCAGGGCGACGTGAAGACCCACAATCAGGAACTATGGGACCCCTCCACCTGGCACAAGACGGAGAAGGTGCGCCGTGGCGTGGGCTTCATGGAGGCGCCGCGCGGCGCGCTGGCCCACTGGTCGGTGATCGAGGACGGCAAGCTGAGCAACTACCAGGCCGTGGTACCCAGCACCTGGAATGCCGGTCCGCGCGATGCCGAGGGCCAGTTCGGTCCCTACGAGGCGGCGCTGATGGACAACCACCAGCTGCACGACCCGCACCAGCCGCTGGAGATCCTGCGTACCATCCACAGCTTCGACCCCTGTCTGGCCTGCGCCGTGCACATGGTCGACAAGAACGGCGAGGAGCTGGTGCAGGTCAAGGTCCGCTAG
- a CDS encoding hydrogenase maturation nickel metallochaperone HypA, whose amino-acid sequence MHELSVCQSVISQVEQIARTHGAKAVSLVQLSIGPLSGVEPALLAQAFPIAQAGTLAEGAALELESLPIRVRCRSCNAESDATANRLLCGACGDWQTTIISGDELLLTRVELITENAHDTAKESAHV is encoded by the coding sequence GTGCACGAGCTGTCGGTATGCCAGTCGGTGATCAGCCAGGTGGAACAGATCGCGCGTACGCACGGGGCCAAAGCTGTGAGTCTCGTACAGCTTTCCATCGGGCCGCTCTCCGGCGTGGAACCCGCCCTGCTCGCCCAGGCCTTTCCCATCGCCCAGGCGGGCACCCTGGCCGAGGGCGCCGCGCTGGAACTCGAGAGCCTGCCCATCCGTGTACGCTGCCGCAGCTGCAACGCGGAGTCGGATGCCACGGCCAACCGGCTGCTCTGCGGTGCCTGCGGCGACTGGCAGACCACCATCATCAGCGGCGACGAACTGCTGCTGACCCGCGTCGAACTCATTACCGAAAACGCACACGACACGGCAAAGGAGTCCGCCCATGTGTGA
- the hypD gene encoding hydrogenase formation protein HypD, translating to MSAEARDWLERIRCLDLPPRIRVMNVCGGHERSISMAGLRSALPGNIELIPGPGCPVCVCPEEDIYQAIQLALNEDITLVAFGDMLRVPVNVPRAQARSLVEAQAAGADIRPVASPTEAVAIARAQPDRPVVFFAAGFETTTAPVAAMLAEGVPDNLSVLLSARKTWPAVAMLLDSEAPGFDALIAPGHVSTIMGPEEWGFVVERHGIPAAVAGFSPESLLAATWSVLRQHIEGRHFLDNCYTGVARPGGNPAAQRQLDAVLDVVDANWRGVGVIPDSGFELNASYAKHNARLRYPSYEDASRKRAGEMPPGCDCARVVLGKIYPNECRLYGKACTPRNPVGPCMVSDEGACRIWWASGVREAKPSAA from the coding sequence ATGAGCGCCGAGGCGCGCGACTGGCTGGAGCGCATCCGCTGCCTCGACCTGCCGCCGCGCATCCGCGTGATGAACGTCTGCGGCGGCCACGAGCGCTCCATCAGCATGGCCGGCCTGCGCAGCGCCCTGCCCGGCAACATCGAGCTCATCCCGGGGCCCGGCTGTCCGGTCTGCGTCTGCCCGGAAGAGGACATCTACCAGGCGATCCAGCTCGCCCTCAACGAGGACATCACCCTGGTGGCCTTCGGCGACATGCTGCGCGTGCCGGTGAACGTGCCCAGGGCCCAGGCCCGCTCACTGGTGGAGGCACAGGCCGCCGGCGCCGACATCCGTCCCGTCGCCTCGCCCACCGAGGCGGTGGCCATCGCCCGCGCACAGCCCGACCGGCCCGTAGTGTTCTTCGCCGCGGGCTTCGAGACCACCACCGCGCCCGTGGCCGCCATGCTCGCCGAGGGCGTGCCCGACAACCTCTCGGTGCTGCTCTCCGCGCGCAAGACCTGGCCCGCCGTGGCCATGCTGCTGGACTCCGAGGCCCCGGGCTTCGACGCCCTCATCGCTCCCGGCCACGTCTCCACCATCATGGGCCCGGAGGAATGGGGCTTCGTGGTGGAACGGCACGGCATCCCGGCGGCGGTGGCCGGTTTCTCCCCGGAGAGCCTGCTGGCCGCCACCTGGTCGGTGCTGCGCCAGCACATCGAGGGCCGGCACTTTCTCGACAACTGCTACACCGGCGTGGCGCGCCCCGGCGGCAATCCCGCCGCCCAGCGCCAGCTCGATGCGGTGCTCGACGTGGTGGACGCCAACTGGCGCGGCGTGGGCGTGATCCCGGACTCCGGTTTCGAGCTCAACGCCTCCTACGCGAAGCACAACGCGCGCCTGCGCTACCCCTCCTACGAGGATGCCTCGCGCAAGCGCGCCGGCGAAATGCCGCCCGGCTGCGACTGCGCGCGCGTGGTGCTGGGCAAGATCTACCCCAACGAGTGCCGCCTCTACGGCAAGGCCTGCACGCCGCGCAACCCGGTCGGCCCCTGCATGGTCTCCGACGAAGGCGCCTGCCGCATCTGGTGGGCCAGTGGCGTGAGGGAAGCCAAACCCAGTGCCGCGTGA
- a CDS encoding hydrogenase small subunit, whose translation MNDKKKLPETLGEELSRRGMSRRSFLKFCTAVASAMALPASMAPVMAEALAKARRQSVIWLSFQECTGCVESITRSYAPSIESLIFDFISLDYQHTLQAAAGHQVEEAREIAMKENWGKYLVVVDGSIPLKDDGVYSTVAGETNLQTLKHVAEGAAAIITVGTCAAFGGIPKANPNPTGAAAVQDIITDKPIVNVPGCPPIPEVMTGVIANFLTFGKLPEVDHLKRPLAFFGDSIHDRCYRRTFYDQGKFAKSFDDEGARQGWCLYELGCKGPTTYNACATVKWNQNLTFPIQSGHGCIGCSEPDFWDKGSFYAPLSSGNWGSAEGIAAAAVAGAAVGIGVAAMSKAKQKKTTEQG comes from the coding sequence ATGAACGACAAGAAGAAACTTCCCGAAACCCTGGGTGAGGAACTCAGCCGGCGCGGCATGAGCCGGCGCAGCTTCCTCAAGTTCTGTACCGCCGTGGCCTCGGCCATGGCCCTGCCGGCCTCCATGGCCCCGGTGATGGCCGAGGCACTGGCCAAGGCGCGACGCCAGTCGGTGATCTGGCTGTCCTTCCAGGAATGCACCGGCTGCGTCGAGTCCATCACCCGCTCCTATGCCCCCTCCATCGAGTCGCTGATCTTCGACTTCATCTCGCTGGACTACCAGCACACCCTGCAGGCCGCCGCCGGCCACCAGGTGGAGGAGGCGCGCGAGATCGCCATGAAGGAGAACTGGGGCAAGTATCTGGTGGTGGTCGACGGCTCCATCCCGCTGAAGGACGACGGCGTGTACTCCACCGTCGCCGGCGAGACCAACCTGCAGACCCTGAAGCACGTGGCCGAGGGCGCGGCCGCCATCATCACGGTGGGCACCTGCGCGGCCTTCGGCGGCATCCCCAAGGCCAACCCGAACCCGACGGGCGCGGCCGCGGTGCAGGACATCATCACCGACAAGCCCATCGTCAACGTGCCGGGCTGTCCGCCCATCCCCGAGGTGATGACCGGCGTGATCGCCAACTTCCTCACCTTCGGCAAGCTGCCCGAGGTGGATCACCTCAAGCGTCCGCTGGCCTTCTTCGGCGACTCCATCCACGACCGCTGCTATCGCCGCACCTTCTACGACCAGGGCAAGTTCGCCAAGAGCTTCGACGACGAGGGCGCGCGCCAGGGCTGGTGTCTGTACGAGCTCGGCTGCAAGGGGCCGACCACCTACAACGCCTGCGCCACGGTGAAATGGAACCAGAACCTCACCTTCCCCATCCAGTCCGGGCATGGCTGCATCGGCTGCTCGGAACCGGACTTCTGGGACAAGGGCAGCTTCTACGCGCCGCTGTCCAGCGGCAACTGGGGGTCGGCCGAGGGCATCGCCGCCGCGGCGGTGGCGGGTGCGGCCGTCGGCATCGGCGTGGCCGCCATGTCGAAGGCCAAGCAGAAAAAGACCACGGAACAGGGGTGA
- a CDS encoding nitrate reductase, with translation MDLLEFARGPAMQWSLIILAFGIAWRLFGIIFLKRKKDLSEPRQTGTLGGAVKTVFSRSVPAKAFWSRVIYSNLVGYVFHIGLAIVVFAFLPHILWFESILGFQWPALPTSVITLVAVITLAAMVALLVRRLTHPVLRMISNFDDYFSWLVTMVPLLTGMMAFTHTGFGMRYETVLAIHILSVEFLFIWLPFGKLGHSFLVFLSRGTTGALFARRGART, from the coding sequence ATGGACCTACTCGAATTCGCCCGCGGCCCTGCCATGCAGTGGTCGCTCATCATCCTGGCGTTCGGCATCGCCTGGCGCCTCTTTGGCATCATCTTCCTCAAGCGCAAGAAGGACCTGTCCGAGCCGCGTCAGACCGGCACGCTCGGCGGCGCGGTGAAGACGGTGTTTTCGCGTTCCGTACCGGCGAAGGCCTTCTGGTCGCGCGTCATCTACTCCAACCTGGTCGGCTACGTCTTCCACATCGGCCTGGCCATCGTGGTGTTCGCCTTCCTGCCGCACATCCTCTGGTTCGAGAGCATCCTCGGCTTCCAGTGGCCGGCGCTGCCCACCAGCGTGATCACCCTGGTGGCCGTCATCACCCTGGCCGCCATGGTGGCCCTGCTGGTGAGGCGCCTCACCCATCCGGTGCTGCGCATGATCTCGAACTTCGATGACTACTTCAGCTGGCTGGTGACGATGGTGCCGCTGCTCACCGGCATGATGGCCTTCACCCACACCGGTTTCGGCATGCGTTACGAGACCGTGCTGGCGATCCATATCCTCAGTGTCGAATTTCTCTTCATCTGGCTGCCGTTCGGCAAGCTGGGACACAGCTTCCTCGTGTTCCTGAGCCGCGGCACGACGGGCGCGCTGTTCGCGCGCCGGGGGGCACGTACATGA
- the hypB gene encoding hydrogenase nickel incorporation protein HypB has protein sequence MCDTCGCNITPGNRHLIQPGGKLARTDNGKTAVTVLQGLLSENDVQATHNRAHFDGRGILCINLMSSPGSGKTALLEATIEALAGELKIAVVEGDLETENDAERIRARGVPAVQIATGTACHLDAHMVHDALHALELDGLDIVFIENVGNLVCPASFDLGHHRNVTLLSVTEGDDKPAKYPVMFRAADLMLLTKADLLPVLDDFSVDAATTALRHLANPAPVIELSSRNGVGLDAWLDWLRSELAAQRQRLDDGRTARPAVQADGARLHGADPGHSHAHHHSHGHAE, from the coding sequence ATGTGTGACACCTGTGGCTGCAACATCACCCCGGGCAACCGCCACCTGATCCAGCCCGGCGGCAAGCTCGCCCGCACCGACAACGGCAAGACCGCCGTCACCGTGCTGCAGGGCCTGCTCAGCGAGAACGACGTGCAGGCCACGCACAACCGCGCCCACTTCGACGGCCGCGGCATCCTGTGCATCAACCTCATGTCCTCGCCGGGCTCGGGCAAGACCGCCCTGCTCGAGGCCACCATCGAGGCGCTGGCGGGCGAGCTGAAGATCGCCGTGGTCGAGGGCGATCTCGAGACCGAGAACGACGCCGAGCGCATCCGCGCCAGGGGCGTGCCGGCCGTGCAGATCGCCACCGGCACCGCCTGTCACCTCGACGCCCACATGGTGCACGACGCACTGCATGCCCTGGAGCTCGACGGACTGGACATCGTCTTCATCGAGAACGTCGGCAACCTGGTCTGCCCGGCAAGCTTCGACCTCGGCCACCACCGCAACGTGACCCTGCTCTCGGTCACCGAGGGCGACGACAAGCCGGCCAAGTACCCGGTGATGTTCCGCGCCGCCGATCTCATGCTGCTGACCAAGGCCGACCTGCTGCCGGTGCTCGACGACTTCAGCGTGGATGCCGCCACCACCGCGCTGCGGCACCTGGCCAATCCGGCCCCGGTGATCGAACTCTCCTCGCGCAACGGCGTGGGGCTGGATGCCTGGCTGGACTGGCTGCGCAGCGAACTCGCAGCACAGCGCCAGCGCCTGGACGACGGCCGGACCGCGCGCCCCGCGGTACAGGCCGACGGCGCCCGGCTGCATGGGGCCGATCCCGGCCACAGCCACGCCCATCACCACAGCCACGGGCACGCCGAATGA
- a CDS encoding HyaD/HybD family hydrogenase maturation endopeptidase: protein MLGHDDQTLKNKKSLIKQRSSQEQATRDVILEPAIAQSPVTRRILVLGLGNTLLTDEGVGVHVIEELARNDPDALQADYMDGGTMSFTLAGPIEEAAALIVVDTAQLDAAPGTVQVFEGEAMDDFIATGKKSSVHEVSLNDLLAIARLEDNLPARRALIGIQPADFDWGSFPTAPVAAAIPLACRAVEQLIARWQA from the coding sequence ATGCTCGGCCATGATGATCAGACATTGAAAAATAAGAAGTCGCTAATAAAGCAGCGGTCTTCACAAGAACAAGCCACGAGGGATGTCATCTTGGAACCTGCCATCGCGCAGTCGCCCGTCACCCGCAGGATACTGGTCCTGGGCCTGGGCAATACCCTGCTCACCGACGAAGGCGTGGGTGTGCACGTCATCGAAGAACTCGCCCGCAACGACCCCGACGCCCTGCAAGCCGACTACATGGACGGCGGCACCATGAGCTTTACGCTCGCCGGTCCCATCGAGGAGGCCGCCGCACTCATCGTGGTGGACACGGCCCAGCTCGATGCCGCACCGGGCACCGTGCAGGTCTTCGAGGGTGAGGCCATGGACGACTTCATCGCCACCGGCAAGAAGAGCAGCGTGCACGAGGTCTCGCTCAACGACCTGCTGGCCATCGCGCGCCTGGAGGACAACCTGCCTGCAAGACGCGCGCTGATCGGCATCCAGCCGGCCGACTTCGACTGGGGCAGCTTTCCCACCGCGCCGGTGGCCGCGGCCATCCCGCTGGCCTGCCGCGCGGTCGAACAACTCATCGCACGGTGGCAGGCATGA